One Roseburia rectibacter DNA window includes the following coding sequences:
- a CDS encoding YabP/YqfC family sporulation protein, whose translation MKKNQKEKIINSLELPKDLMLGAAIVTATGRHEVLISNYKGILEYEDSFIKIQTKNCRILISGSHLAIDYYTNEEMKITGFLDTIQYEN comes from the coding sequence ATGAAGAAAAATCAGAAAGAAAAAATAATAAACAGTTTAGAACTGCCGAAGGATCTGATGCTTGGTGCGGCGATCGTGACTGCAACCGGGCGGCATGAGGTTCTGATTTCTAATTATAAAGGAATCCTGGAATATGAGGATTCCTTTATCAAAATACAGACAAAAAACTGCAGGATACTGATTTCCGGCTCACATCTTGCAATCGATTATTATACGAATGAGGAAATGAAAATTACCGGTTTTTTAGATACGATCCAATACGAGAACTGA
- a CDS encoding sporulation protein YqfD — protein sequence MLLSVIKYFKGYVYVRLSGYAPERFLNLCGSRDILIWNLKSIADGYEFCISVAGFKQLRPILKKTRTHIRIIKKYGMPFELYHYRKRKMFAMGMILFAGLLYYLSGFIWNIEVNGNSYLSEEVVLCFLSGEHASFGAKKKNIDCAALEETLRSRYPEVIWTSIKIYGTKMTVDIQENLLPEENYKNDKDNTARDIIASDDGVISDMITRSGTPVVTTGMAVKKGDILVNGSIEILNDDGDTKKYLYRTADADITAKVTYSYHDEIPAEYIKKIPTGDEKITYQIRILEHLFKNPFFSPVEEPYDVISDVSQFHFTDNFYLPVYLVRQTYSGYKNEKNIYTEKEAKQIASRNLKKYIDDLEEKGIQITEKNVIIERTKKKYVVKGTIETLKSIVSYQPTKIIEQSSEERQPTDESD from the coding sequence ATGCTGCTCTCGGTAATTAAATATTTTAAGGGGTACGTGTATGTCCGTCTAAGCGGTTATGCGCCGGAACGTTTCCTTAATTTATGTGGAAGCCGTGACATTCTGATCTGGAATTTAAAATCTATTGCAGATGGATATGAATTCTGTATCAGTGTAGCAGGCTTTAAGCAATTACGTCCGATCTTAAAAAAAACAAGAACACATATACGGATCATAAAAAAATACGGCATGCCGTTTGAATTGTATCATTACCGTAAACGAAAAATGTTTGCCATGGGGATGATCCTTTTTGCAGGGCTGCTTTATTACCTTTCCGGTTTTATCTGGAATATTGAGGTCAATGGCAATTCTTATCTGTCCGAAGAAGTCGTACTCTGTTTCCTTTCAGGGGAACATGCTTCTTTTGGTGCAAAGAAAAAAAACATTGACTGTGCAGCTTTAGAAGAAACGTTAAGAAGCCGATATCCGGAAGTTATCTGGACTTCCATTAAGATCTATGGAACAAAAATGACGGTAGACATTCAGGAAAATCTGCTTCCCGAAGAAAATTATAAGAATGATAAAGATAACACTGCACGTGATATTATTGCATCAGATGATGGCGTTATCTCAGATATGATCACAAGAAGCGGTACTCCTGTTGTGACCACGGGCATGGCAGTCAAAAAAGGGGATATACTGGTCAATGGAAGTATTGAGATCCTGAATGATGATGGCGATACAAAAAAATATCTTTACCGTACTGCAGATGCGGATATTACGGCAAAAGTTACATATTCCTATCATGACGAGATACCTGCTGAATATATAAAAAAAATACCGACCGGTGACGAAAAAATAACGTATCAGATCAGGATTTTAGAGCACCTGTTCAAAAATCCCTTCTTTTCACCGGTGGAAGAACCGTATGATGTCATATCGGATGTGTCACAGTTTCATTTCACAGACAACTTTTATCTGCCGGTTTATCTGGTCAGACAGACTTATTCCGGCTATAAAAATGAAAAAAATATATATACAGAAAAAGAGGCAAAACAAATAGCTTCCCGGAATCTTAAGAAATATATTGACGATTTGGAAGAAAAAGGTATTCAAATTACAGAAAAAAATGTTATTATAGAAAGAACAAAGAAAAAATATGTGGTGAAAGGGACGATAGAAACTTTAAAATCCATTGTTTCCTATCAGCCGACAAAAATCATCGAACAATCGAGTGAAGAGAGGCAACCGACAGATGAGTCTGACTGA
- a CDS encoding PhoH family protein: MSLTELSLNIPTDHVANVFGQFDAYIKKIERTLNVTVVLRGENMKLLGEEHNLKKAEQVFLQLIELSKRGNIITEQNVNYALALSEEEKESAIVEIDKDCICHTINGKPVKPKTLGQKAYVDAIRQKMIVFGMGPAGTGKTYLAMAMAITAFKNEEVGRIILTRPAIEAGEKLGFLPGDLQSKVDPYLRPLYDALYQIMGAESFQKNMEKGLIEVAPLAYMRGRTLDNAFIILDEAQNTTPAQMKMFLTRIGFGSKAVITGDATQKDLAPGTASGLDVALKVLKKVDEIGICELTSKDVVRHPVVQKIVKAYEDYENRNKSTSKRRQETRQR; the protein is encoded by the coding sequence ATGAGTCTGACTGAACTATCATTAAATATACCAACTGATCATGTCGCAAATGTATTTGGTCAATTTGATGCGTACATCAAAAAGATTGAGCGTACGTTAAATGTCACTGTAGTGTTACGCGGTGAAAATATGAAGCTGCTTGGAGAAGAACATAATTTAAAAAAAGCAGAACAGGTGTTTTTACAACTGATCGAGTTATCCAAAAGAGGAAATATTATCACGGAACAGAATGTCAATTATGCTCTTGCGCTTTCGGAGGAGGAAAAAGAATCCGCGATCGTTGAAATTGATAAAGATTGTATCTGTCATACGATCAACGGCAAACCGGTAAAACCAAAGACACTTGGTCAGAAAGCATATGTAGATGCGATCCGCCAGAAAATGATCGTGTTTGGAATGGGTCCTGCCGGGACCGGTAAAACATATCTTGCGATGGCAATGGCAATTACTGCATTTAAAAACGAAGAAGTAGGAAGGATCATCCTGACACGTCCGGCAATCGAAGCCGGAGAAAAATTAGGATTTCTGCCGGGAGATCTGCAAAGCAAAGTTGACCCCTATTTAAGACCACTTTATGATGCATTATATCAGATCATGGGGGCAGAAAGCTTCCAGAAAAATATGGAAAAGGGGTTGATCGAGGTCGCACCGCTTGCATACATGCGAGGACGTACACTTGACAATGCATTTATCATATTAGATGAAGCACAGAATACGACACCGGCGCAGATGAAAATGTTCCTTACCCGAATTGGTTTTGGTTCTAAAGCAGTGATCACGGGTGATGCTACCCAGAAAGATCTTGCACCGGGCACAGCATCCGGTCTTGATGTCGCATTAAAAGTATTAAAAAAAGTGGATGAGATTGGAATTTGTGAGCTGACCAGTAAAGATGTAGTTCGTCATCCGGTCGTACAAAAAATTGTCAAGGCTTACGAAGATTATGAAAACCGCAATAAGAGTACATCAAAAAGAAGACAGGAGACTCGCCAGCGATGA
- a CDS encoding HD domain-containing protein, which translates to MNDRLVIKRVWNHVCMFIVTIMVTLLLCAKRQILLDQFLGIVCIAVIWFVLFLFLIEHDRAEGLICHNRETDFRKILYGYTSAAIVVFLAAYFPEFVKPLMLVPLLIVAFGSERLALITGIFWDAMLCLVLGLHSQELVLYCLMTIFGAILAGTAEEAVKREKTLIWYEVLLFCLSIMLPITFYYLTYQEVHFKLLLWGLFEGAISVLWMQFGFRHFSRLREQEVNDILTDIIDDTYPLVRELSSFSKQEYQHARRVSELAAKCAKVAGADEKTCAAAGFYYRIGIMEGEPLTQSGIRIVQEHCFPEDVIRIISEYDGETAPPSSIESAIVHMVNGLVKKIEVFDSYTMASEWNQDMVIYQTLNEYSASGIYDQSGLGMNMFLKIREYLVNEENFFF; encoded by the coding sequence ATGAATGACCGCCTTGTAATCAAAAGAGTATGGAACCATGTCTGTATGTTTATCGTTACCATCATGGTGACACTTTTGTTATGTGCAAAACGACAGATTTTGCTGGATCAGTTTTTGGGGATTGTCTGTATTGCTGTGATATGGTTTGTGTTATTTCTTTTTCTCATAGAGCACGACCGTGCAGAAGGACTGATCTGTCATAACCGTGAAACAGATTTTAGAAAAATATTATATGGTTACACATCAGCAGCAATAGTAGTCTTTTTGGCTGCATATTTTCCTGAATTTGTAAAACCTCTGATGCTTGTGCCGCTTCTTATCGTTGCCTTTGGTTCCGAACGTCTTGCACTTATTACCGGAATTTTCTGGGATGCAATGCTATGTCTCGTGTTAGGGCTGCATTCACAGGAATTAGTACTGTACTGTCTGATGACGATTTTTGGAGCAATACTTGCTGGAACGGCTGAAGAGGCAGTGAAACGTGAGAAGACACTTATATGGTATGAAGTACTGTTATTCTGTCTTTCCATTATGCTTCCAATAACTTTTTATTATCTGACTTATCAGGAAGTCCATTTTAAACTTTTATTATGGGGACTTTTTGAAGGTGCCATCAGTGTTTTATGGATGCAGTTTGGCTTTCGTCATTTTTCCCGTTTAAGAGAGCAGGAGGTAAATGATATTCTGACAGATATCATAGATGATACGTATCCGCTTGTCCGTGAGCTTTCCAGTTTCTCGAAACAGGAATATCAGCATGCACGCAGAGTTTCAGAACTTGCCGCAAAATGTGCAAAAGTTGCCGGTGCCGATGAAAAGACATGCGCAGCAGCAGGATTTTATTACCGGATCGGTATTATGGAGGGAGAACCTCTGACACAGAGCGGGATCCGTATTGTGCAGGAACACTGTTTTCCGGAAGATGTCATCCGTATCATCAGTGAGTACGATGGAGAGACAGCACCGCCTTCATCCATAGAGTCAGCAATCGTACATATGGTAAACGGTCTGGTAAAAAAGATAGAGGTGTTTGACAGTTATACAATGGCAAGCGAATGGAACCAGGATATGGTCATTTACCAGACATTAAACGAGTATTCCGCCAGCGGAATTTACGACCAGTCAGGACTTGGCATGAATATGTTTTTGAAGATCAGGGAATATCTTGTAAATGAGGAGAATTTCTTCTTTTAA
- the ybeY gene encoding rRNA maturation RNase YbeY has protein sequence MSLFIEKETETDFSFDEETLAKEVTDYAIEHEGFPFEAEINLTLTDNDGIHAINKEYRDIDAPTDVLSFPMLSYESAGDFSKLEDDYDDNFNPDTGEIMLGDIIISVDKVKEQAKSYGHSEKREYAFLILHSMLHLFGYDHMTPEEAAVMEGKQTEILNEMNILR, from the coding sequence ATGAGTCTTTTTATAGAAAAAGAAACGGAAACAGATTTTTCATTTGATGAGGAGACACTTGCAAAAGAAGTGACAGATTATGCGATCGAGCATGAGGGATTTCCCTTTGAAGCGGAGATCAATCTGACACTCACAGATAATGATGGAATCCACGCCATCAATAAAGAATACCGTGATATAGATGCGCCGACAGATGTTCTGTCATTTCCAATGCTTTCTTATGAGAGTGCAGGAGATTTTTCGAAGTTAGAAGATGATTATGATGATAATTTCAACCCTGACACAGGGGAGATCATGCTTGGGGATATTATTATTTCCGTTGACAAAGTAAAAGAACAGGCGAAAAGTTATGGACACAGTGAAAAACGTGAATATGCGTTTCTGATCCTGCACAGTATGCTTCACTTATTTGGATATGACCATATGACGCCGGAAGAAGCTGCCGTTATGGAAGGAAAACAAACTGAGATCTTAAACGAAATGAACATTTTAAGATAA
- a CDS encoding putative polysaccharide biosynthesis protein, giving the protein MGKQSKKSSTSFLVQGSILAIASIVSRIIGLIYRIPLTNIIGDTGNDYYGTAFQIYNILLIISSYSLPLAVSKLVSANYSQGRRHNVYRILKCALVFGACTGTIAALILLFGAEFITGTLMKTPMSIFAVRVLIPVLLIVAVLGVMRGFFQGLGTMMPSATSQILEQIANAIVSVWAAYVLADYGAKAGALLGDADNYSAAYGAAGGTLGTAIGALVALLFCTFVLVVYLRVFKRSLHRERRNNVDSYASIFHLLIVTIIPVLLSSTIYNCNAVIDQAVYKHIAAFQGYTASQYGSWNGIYTGKYTVLINVPISIASAMAASSVPALTAAYAAGKKGEAKRQISVATRFIMVIAFPCAVGMGVLASPILQLLFRDSSETAAHMLQVGAVTILFFSLSTLSNGLLQGMGRMKEPIKNAIIALVLHLGLLAALMFLFDLNIFAVVIANAAFGLIMCILNARSIRRYSGYRQEVRKTFFVPAIAATGMGVVVWLIYHGILYVLRINAIATVLSIVAGAAVYAVLLLLLKGLNEQEILRFPKGRMLADIAKKLHLLR; this is encoded by the coding sequence ATGGGCAAACAAAGTAAAAAAAGCAGTACAAGTTTCCTTGTGCAGGGTTCTATTCTTGCCATCGCATCTATTGTCAGTCGTATTATTGGTCTGATCTACCGTATCCCACTGACAAATATTATTGGTGATACAGGAAATGATTACTATGGAACTGCTTTTCAGATTTATAATATTTTATTGATCATTTCATCTTACAGTCTGCCACTTGCAGTTTCAAAGCTGGTATCCGCAAACTATTCACAGGGCAGAAGACACAATGTATACCGCATTCTAAAATGTGCGCTGGTTTTTGGTGCATGTACTGGTACAATCGCGGCACTGATCCTGTTATTTGGAGCAGAGTTTATCACAGGAACACTGATGAAAACACCGATGAGTATTTTTGCAGTACGGGTACTGATTCCGGTGCTTTTGATCGTTGCCGTGCTTGGTGTTATGCGAGGCTTCTTCCAGGGACTTGGAACAATGATGCCAAGTGCAACCTCCCAGATTTTAGAGCAGATCGCAAATGCGATCGTCAGCGTATGGGCTGCGTATGTGCTGGCTGATTATGGTGCGAAAGCAGGTGCACTGCTTGGTGATGCAGATAATTATTCTGCTGCATATGGGGCTGCCGGAGGAACACTTGGCACCGCTATAGGTGCATTAGTCGCATTATTATTCTGTACCTTCGTACTGGTTGTATATCTCCGTGTATTTAAACGCAGCCTGCACAGAGAACGCAGAAATAATGTAGACTCTTATGCATCTATATTTCATTTATTGATCGTAACGATCATTCCTGTTTTACTGAGCAGTACCATTTATAACTGTAATGCAGTTATAGACCAGGCGGTGTATAAACACATCGCAGCATTTCAAGGTTATACAGCAAGCCAGTATGGCTCCTGGAATGGTATTTATACAGGAAAATATACGGTTTTGATCAATGTCCCGATTTCCATTGCATCAGCAATGGCTGCATCCTCTGTTCCTGCACTTACCGCTGCCTATGCAGCCGGAAAAAAAGGTGAGGCAAAGCGGCAGATTAGTGTCGCAACACGTTTTATCATGGTGATCGCATTTCCTTGTGCAGTTGGCATGGGTGTGCTTGCATCTCCGATCTTACAGCTTTTGTTCCGTGATTCATCCGAGACCGCCGCACATATGCTGCAGGTCGGAGCCGTTACAATTTTATTTTTCTCCCTGTCAACGCTTTCGAATGGGCTTTTACAGGGAATGGGGCGTATGAAAGAACCGATCAAAAATGCGATTATTGCACTGGTACTGCATTTGGGACTGTTGGCAGCACTTATGTTCCTGTTTGATTTAAATATTTTTGCGGTTGTTATTGCAAATGCTGCATTCGGTCTTATCATGTGTATCTTAAATGCAAGATCGATCCGGCGATACAGCGGATACCGCCAGGAAGTCCGGAAAACGTTTTTTGTTCCTGCTATTGCGGCGACTGGAATGGGTGTCGTTGTATGGCTCATCTATCACGGTATCTTATATGTACTGCGTATCAATGCGATTGCAACGGTTCTGTCAATTGTAGCCGGAGCAGCAGTATATGCTGTATTACTGCTGTTATTAAAAGGATTAAATGAACAGGAGATCCTGCGTTTCCCGAAAGGACGCATGTTGGCAGACATAGCCAAAAAACTTCATCTATTAAGATAA
- a CDS encoding BaiN/RdsA family NAD(P)/FAD-dependent oxidoreductase has translation MTETEVAVIGGGASGLMASIMSASTGADTIILEHMDRVGKKILATGNGKCNYTNEVQGLSCYRGEDPAFTVPVMKQFDQKKTVVFFRRIGIEPKIKNGYYYPASEQAASVLDVLRMEAAYTGVKEFVSCEIKAIRKQGDFFLIQTGRGDFRAKSIIFATGLFASPKSGSDGSALPYIEHFGHHIIDIVPALVPLQGKQSFFKMLAGIRAETLIKLYINGAETTTERGELQLTDYGISGIPVFQISRFATKALKQKKQVYVIIDFMPDRSFDEITSLLKLRFLKRAHGKDAAQAMIGLCNKKLVEVLLKEAGIDLHIPAEKVSEKQFTRLTKLLKGLHVDITGSKDIAQAQVCAGGVDTHEIDAESMMSKLVSGLFFAGEVVDIDGTCGGYNLQWAWSSGYVAGIHAAEYARRGKKVHKKEMRK, from the coding sequence ATGACAGAAACAGAAGTTGCAGTCATTGGCGGCGGGGCATCCGGGCTGATGGCTTCCATTATGTCCGCATCGACGGGCGCAGATACGATCATTTTAGAACATATGGATCGGGTAGGAAAAAAAATACTCGCCACAGGAAATGGAAAATGTAATTATACAAACGAAGTGCAGGGATTGTCGTGTTACAGAGGCGAAGACCCTGCTTTTACTGTGCCGGTAATGAAGCAGTTTGATCAGAAAAAAACAGTGGTTTTTTTTCGCCGGATCGGCATTGAACCTAAAATAAAAAACGGTTATTATTATCCGGCAAGTGAACAGGCAGCTTCCGTTTTAGACGTACTGCGCATGGAAGCAGCATATACAGGTGTAAAGGAATTTGTCTCCTGCGAGATCAAAGCCATCAGAAAACAGGGAGACTTCTTCCTGATTCAGACAGGCAGAGGCGATTTTCGTGCAAAATCGATCATTTTTGCAACTGGCCTTTTCGCTTCACCAAAAAGCGGAAGTGATGGCAGTGCGCTTCCATATATAGAACATTTTGGCCACCATATCATAGATATTGTACCGGCTTTAGTTCCGCTGCAGGGCAAACAGTCATTCTTTAAAATGCTTGCAGGAATCCGTGCAGAAACTTTGATAAAATTATACATAAACGGTGCAGAAACAACCACAGAACGCGGTGAATTACAGTTGACAGATTATGGGATATCCGGGATTCCGGTTTTCCAGATCAGCCGGTTTGCAACCAAAGCATTAAAGCAAAAGAAACAGGTCTATGTGATAATTGATTTTATGCCTGACAGGTCTTTTGATGAAATTACCAGTCTTTTAAAACTGCGATTTTTAAAACGAGCACATGGAAAAGATGCCGCCCAGGCAATGATCGGGCTTTGCAATAAAAAACTCGTAGAAGTGCTTTTGAAAGAAGCGGGGATTGATCTTCACATTCCGGCAGAAAAAGTATCCGAAAAACAGTTCACGCGCCTTACTAAGCTGTTAAAAGGACTTCATGTCGACATTACCGGAAGCAAAGATATCGCGCAGGCACAGGTATGTGCAGGTGGAGTAGATACTCATGAAATTGATGCAGAAAGTATGATGTCAAAATTAGTTTCCGGCTTGTTTTTCGCAGGAGAAGTCGTTGATATTGACGGTACCTGCGGCGGATATAATCTGCAATGGGCATGGTCAAGCGGATATGTGGCAGGAATCCATGCAGCGGAATATGCACGACGTGGGAAAAAAGTACACAAAAAAGAAATGAGGAAGTAA
- a CDS encoding NAD(P)/FAD-dependent oxidoreductase, which yields MIRINQIKLPVTHDTAQLEQKIRKALKFTADTPFKYQIVKKSIDARKKPDLFYVYSVDVEIPNEQKIVKKVNDNNIMLTKVKKYVLPEVKNPSLTPVIAGAGPAGLFCAYALMLEGFRPVVAERGKKIDERTADVQKFWETGILNTASNVQFGEGGAGTFSDGKLNTLVKDPIGRNRFVLETFVKFGAPEHILYENKPHIGTDILADVIKRMRTFMSENGVEFLFETCVTGFSTDKDGNLKSVELNHSRQINTGCMVLAVGHSARDTFSLLHEKGLDMQAKSFAVGFRVEHPQSEVNLTQYGSLYAGRLPAAPYKVTANLSSGRGVYSFCMCPGGYVVNASSEERRIAVNGMSYSDRAGSNANSAIIVSVTPEDFKADAVRHGELPQDAADMEDALSGVRFQERLEARAWQIGNGKIPQQLFGDYCKNRASVSYGAFESTTKGEAVLDNLRGLLPEELEESFIEGMHHFSHAIPKFDRDDAILSGVESRTSSPVRIVRDETFQSNIRGIYPCGEGAGYAGGIMSAAMDGLKVAEAIGKQ from the coding sequence ATGATTCGTATTAACCAGATCAAGCTGCCGGTAACACACGACACGGCACAGTTAGAGCAAAAGATCAGAAAAGCACTGAAATTTACAGCAGATACGCCATTTAAATACCAGATTGTCAAAAAATCCATCGATGCACGAAAGAAACCGGATCTGTTTTATGTGTACTCTGTAGATGTTGAAATACCAAATGAACAAAAAATCGTCAAAAAGGTTAACGATAATAACATTATGTTAACTAAAGTTAAAAAATATGTTCTTCCAGAAGTAAAAAATCCCTCCCTCACACCTGTGATCGCGGGGGCTGGTCCTGCAGGACTATTTTGTGCCTATGCATTAATGTTAGAAGGTTTCAGACCGGTTGTTGCAGAGCGCGGGAAAAAAATCGATGAAAGGACTGCTGATGTGCAAAAGTTCTGGGAAACCGGTATTTTAAACACAGCTTCTAATGTCCAGTTTGGTGAAGGCGGTGCAGGAACATTTTCTGATGGAAAATTAAATACATTAGTTAAAGATCCCATCGGGCGTAACCGTTTTGTCCTTGAAACATTTGTAAAATTTGGCGCACCGGAACATATTTTATATGAAAATAAGCCGCATATTGGCACCGATATTCTTGCGGATGTAATAAAACGGATGCGTACTTTTATGTCAGAAAATGGTGTGGAGTTTTTATTTGAAACCTGTGTAACCGGTTTTTCCACCGATAAAGACGGCAATTTAAAATCCGTTGAATTAAATCACTCCAGACAGATCAATACCGGCTGTATGGTTCTTGCGGTCGGGCACAGTGCAAGAGATACGTTTTCATTGTTACATGAAAAAGGGCTTGATATGCAGGCAAAATCTTTTGCAGTCGGATTCCGTGTTGAGCATCCGCAGAGCGAAGTTAATCTGACACAGTATGGAAGTTTATATGCCGGCAGACTTCCGGCGGCACCTTATAAAGTGACGGCAAATCTTTCATCTGGACGTGGTGTGTATTCCTTTTGCATGTGTCCTGGAGGCTATGTTGTAAACGCTTCCTCAGAAGAACGCCGCATTGCTGTCAACGGTATGAGCTATTCTGACCGTGCCGGCAGCAATGCAAACAGTGCGATCATTGTCTCTGTCACACCGGAAGATTTCAAAGCAGATGCAGTACGCCATGGTGAACTGCCACAGGATGCGGCTGATATGGAAGATGCCTTATCTGGTGTACGTTTTCAGGAGCGTTTAGAGGCACGTGCATGGCAGATCGGAAATGGAAAAATTCCACAGCAGTTATTTGGAGATTATTGTAAAAACCGTGCCTCTGTTTCTTATGGCGCATTTGAGAGCACGACAAAAGGAGAAGCAGTACTTGATAATTTAAGAGGCCTCCTGCCGGAAGAATTAGAGGAGTCTTTCATAGAAGGAATGCACCATTTTTCCCATGCCATCCCGAAATTTGACCGTGACGATGCGATTCTTTCCGGGGTGGAAAGCCGTACATCCTCACCGGTACGTATCGTACGCGATGAAACTTTTCAGTCAAATATCCGTGGCATTTACCCATGTGGGGAAGGTGCGGGATATGCGGGTGGTATCATGTCTGCAGCGATGGACGGATTAAAAGTTGCCGAGGCGATCGGTAAACAATGA